Below is a genomic region from Rosa chinensis cultivar Old Blush chromosome 5, RchiOBHm-V2, whole genome shotgun sequence.
tcgggagccgacggtagtgccgcgaccacaacggttacagaaccagctaagcaagggtaacgccctagcaacccagccaagctaaagtcacgctttagcaagatctcaacacttcccggtgatttcgctctgctcaatctacaatattgagtatcgattgtgtgaacaagaagaaactacatcaaagtcctcaccacgaggcacaaagaatcctacgacgaggttggtgctctcctcatctacaatcgctcaaaagaagtcaggtcaaaggacacccccgacgaccgcacccgaacgatGCTGGCACGCCCaagcagaaaagagactgttgaccagctgcaacaaaactggagccaaacaccaatttcactacatactcattaaagcattcatatatatttaataagaaataaaactatgattaagataaaaatgtatgatctgcatattgaacgcatattggtaagggagaacaaaataaattgtattatgacctaaatctaaatctatccattatatttgcaaaaagaagaaaaaaaatagagctagcaaataaaaataaattaaaaaatatttaaataattaatcatgaggtacaaaaaatagagaaacattaagtaaaaatgattaatctgttttttttttgcacagctaaaaaagaaaaagtaaataaaaaaatcacataatagttcatgttattttatttttattaatttttaaaactcaataccttgtgtttgattttttttttatttgataagagatttatgttgtctgattaaggaatggagatgtaattaagatttatagagtaattaaatcattgaaatgactaagttttttttattataaagatcttagtttgtttgtaaattatatgtgtgaggttatttgaggaactttagtgaggtttaatgagtaaatttagtatttaaaaatttgacaggaggtgtaaaaagcatagaggtcaagtgagtaaatttggaggttccaataaaaaaactcgagacatatatatatacatacactcCTTAAAGACGctgttcaaacttcaaacaaCAAAGCACCAATCATATGATTTGAcgacaaacaaaataaaaacaccaTGATGCTAAGTTACTAACATATACGAGACACTCCTTAAAATGGCTAGGTCAATTCTTTTTGACATATCTACCACCCCTGCTGAGAACAAAAACTTCCCAATACAACAGTTCAGAATGGTCATCTTTGCGTCGTAGCTTGATGATTACATTGTCCTCAAAAGTAGATCTCAAAGTCCATGTAGTCCTTACTGCCTGACCCTTGGTTGTTTTCATCATACCTTCAGAGCGCGAATAGGTTGATATTGTGTGATCCCAATCTTTGGAGGCAACTTCCTCAGAATGAAAAGAACCAAAGAAGAAGGCGATATCTCCACCAACAGGTAATAGATCAAGTTTAGAACTGGGTGATTCAAAACATCAAGGTCTGCCGCCTTGTCGAATGCACATAAGCCCATCATTACGCATCTCACAAGGAAACACGTAAAACATATGGTTGTCACGTAGCCAACCTCATGCAGCTTCTTACGTCTTGCTTTCGATTCCACAGGAAATCTCTGCAACATCAGAAACAGTCTTCCACCATACACAAGAAATCCAAGGGCTGCAAATAAGGAGACCCCTGCGAAGAACAGTTTAGATAACAAGACCACGACTGGGATAGGGTTCCACCATAATATCAACCACATAGATATCTGAACTAGATAAACAGCAGCGTTGATTGTAAAGAAGCTCGGCCTTAGTCCATCTGTAAAAACAGCACGCGCCTTATAGTAGATTTCAGCCCAGAACAGAACCAGAAGCGCGTAAGTTGTGAAGAAAGCCAGACTTGGCATATCAAGCAACACATGTTGGAGAATCTCTGGATGCAGCTTCTGTACTTGCCGGCGGAAAATAAACACTGCTGATCGAACTGCATTGAcaataaaattgagaaattGGAAGACCTTCTGGGTGGTCCAGCCGTACTCCGGCACTCGCACCTGTGTCCCAACCAATTGAACTAGGGCAACGAAAGCGACGAGGACGTAGAGAATGGCGAGGCCGTGGATGATTCGGTCTTGCCAGAGCAGCGAGGCATTGATGTCGTGCCACCAACTTGACGACTGTCTGAGATTGTAAGCTATCACCGACGCCGCCACTACAGAAAAACTGATTACTCACGACGCGagatttacggcgtgcattaaATGTACACCGTAAATGAGTATCATTTACGACGTGCATATAAATACACGCCATAAATGATAATTTTTTGACACAATTTTACGGCGTTAAATATATGCGCgccattaaatttgaaattttgtgttCTTTAACTGCATTCCCTGTTGTATGCCGTGGTTGTTGGAACTTCAAAGAGCACCCGGCCAAAAATTAAACTCTCTCCTCCCTTTTTAAAATAGAATTCTAGGTCAAACTCGtatcatcctctctctctctctctctctctctctctctccctccctcctcctcctcctcctcctcctcctctcagAGGCTCATTATCTCAAAATCTCCTTTTCAAATTCGATTTCGGGAGTCCGATGCCGGCGGTGCAGGAAGATTCGCCGGAGGCCCAGCGATATCTAGAAATCCGACGCCGTTACTGCGATGGTCCTCAGAGCCGAAGAACAAAGCCAGCTACAGCTCGTTGAACTCGAAGACATTGATGATGAAGACGACCTCTTCGAAGCGATCGATAAGTGTAAGCTTCATGAACCTTCGGTTCCGTTCAATTTCCGTTACATACTTCGATTTTACGTTTCGATCATTTCGCACTGGTAATTGATTTCAATCAATTTTCAAATTCCTGATGGATTTTCTTAGTTTTTGTGGACCTCGCCGGAATTGAGTTTGGTTTCTCACAATTTTATGATTAGAAgtaaattttaagctaaaattgctTCAAAAGTGACTAAATCGGAGTTATAATGGAGCGATGAGATTTGTGTGCGGTGATTTCTCAGGGAATCAATGTTGGAGATGCTTCAGGACGCAGGGATCTACATCTGCAATGGCTTCAGGACGCAGGGATCTACACCAAGAATGTAGATTTCCATAATTAAACATGCAGTTTGATTCAAATACCACGTTCTATACCTCAAGTCTTGCTGACTGAGCTTGTTTGTTACTTTTCAGCTTCCTACTAACATGCATGGAGGGAATGGAAATGTTGCTTAAATTGATACTGAGGGAATTTTGTGCCTTGTTTACATTATTGGTTTGATAATgtgatttgatgggaaagtaGAAATTAAATCCTGGCTGCTGGAAGTGTTAATTACAATGTCGTATTATTATAAAGTCTTATTTTTATACTTCCAATTCAATGCTGTTATCATTTCGTTTTGGAAAATTGATGAAGTTATTGGTAGATGCTTAAACtacttttcttatttctttgtATCCCAATATTGTCACTGTGATAAGATCCATTAGACAATGGGATTCATCCCAtgtgagagacagagagagttgGAAAGACAAGTGTTAGGGAAATGACTGGGCTGTACAGCACTGTCCTAACTCTAAGATAATTGACATCTGGTCTATTGTTGCCCCTTTCTTATTGTTAATTAGACTTGAATTTCTATATCATAGTCCAGTACCATTGTATTATTCAGTATTTTGTCTATTGTATTCTCAGGTTTTGGGAGGTTTTGAAGAATCAAAGTATGTTACTGAAAGGAAATGGGCTAGTGCTCCAGATGGTACTCAGATTCCAATATCAATTGTTTACAGGAAGGACATTATAAAGCTTGATGGATCTGATCCATTGCTACTCTATGGCTATGGTTCTTACGAGGTAACAAAAGAATTCATAGATTAAAATATGCacagttcttttttctttctttagctTTCTTCAACTGCAATCATTGTATTTTTAGTCTGGTTATATTGAAAAGCATATATCCTAAATACAAAATGCAAGATCTTCATAAATACAAAATGAGGACTTCTAAGTGGGCAATTAAGAAATGGCATCTGAAGATCTTAAAGCTAATCAGAACCATCTTTGCCCTTGAAGTCACTCCCTGCATTATAGTACTGATGTGAAGAGAAAATTGTATGCTTTTGAACCCCAGGTGTCTCCTTGAAAAGCTTAAAAGTTTTCTTGCTATGGTCGTGCAGAATTTTTGTCTCTGGCATGTGATCTGTAATTCTGATCATAATTTAGGAATTCTTATCTATCTTGAAGTTTGTCACTGGTCCACTTGGTGTTTGTCTTGTATATGTTTGCGGAAATCCTTAGAATTATTATTTCTTTATAGTAAAAgttaaaaatcctaattaaaGGCACAGTGTGGGCAGCTCAGAAGTCTGGGCATACTCTTGTGGCATCAAACTAACAGCATTCTAGTGTAACTTGTAACAACTAACAAGTTGTTGAATTTATTCAGGGTAAACCATGGAGAATTTTGTT
It encodes:
- the LOC112203638 gene encoding tobamovirus multiplication protein 3, producing MARIYLTPFSVVAASVIAYNLRQSSSWWHDINASLLWQDRIIHGLAILYVLVAFVALVQLVGTQVRVPEYGWTTQKVFQFLNFIVNAVRSAVFIFRRQVQKLHPEILQHVLLDMPSLAFFTTYALLVLFWAEIYYKARAVFTDGLRPSFFTINAAVYLVQISMWLILWWNPIPVVVLLSKLFFAGVSLFAALGFLVYGGRLFLMLQRFPVESKARRKKLHEVGYVTTICFTCFLVRCVMMGLCAFDKAADLDVLNHPVLNLIYYLLVEISPSSLVLFILRKLPPKIGITQYQPIRALKV